In Bythopirellula goksoeyrii, a single window of DNA contains:
- a CDS encoding type II toxin-antitoxin system VapC family toxin — MKPSVYVETTIPSYLAARQSPQIVMAARQQITHEWWNDHRTNYNLFISQVVIDESADGDPEAAAKRMNLLRGIDILEPPTDADEIVSALMQRVPLPSNAANDALHIAISVGNGIDYLLTWNCRHIANATLQARMEMVCDLFGFEMPTICTPEQLIEI, encoded by the coding sequence ATGAAGCCATCAGTCTATGTCGAAACAACGATCCCCAGCTATCTCGCCGCCAGACAGAGCCCTCAAATCGTGATGGCTGCGCGACAACAGATCACGCATGAATGGTGGAACGATCATCGAACCAACTATAATCTGTTCATATCACAAGTGGTTATAGATGAGTCTGCCGATGGCGATCCAGAAGCTGCTGCAAAGCGAATGAATCTTCTTAGAGGGATCGACATTCTCGAACCGCCAACCGATGCCGATGAAATAGTGTCTGCGTTAATGCAGCGAGTGCCTTTACCGTCGAATGCTGCAAATGACGCCCTACATATAGCAATTTCTGTTGGAAACGGCATCGACTACCTGCTAACCTGGAATTGTCGTCATATTGCCAATGCGACGCTGCAGGCAAGAATGGAGATGGTTTGCGATTTGTTTGGCTTCGAGATGCCAACAATCTGTACTCCCGAACAACTGATCGAGATTTGA